From a region of the Buchnera aphidicola (Floraphis choui) genome:
- a CDS encoding tRNA CCA-pyrophosphorylase (catalyzes the addition and repair of the 3'-terminal CCA sequence in tRNA; these proteins belong to the CCA-adding enzyme subfamily 2 which does not have phosphohydrolase activity), with translation MKVYLVGGAIRDKLLNIPIKDRDWVIIGATSEMLLSLNFRQVGKDFPVFLHPKSKEEYSLARIDRKYGLGHTGFKTNCSKTVTLKEDLMRRDLTINAIAQDKNGNYIDFFNGIQDIENRILRHISPSFCEDPLRIFRVARFSAALNHFGFKIAKETMQIMIDMVKTKELLYLTKDRIWKETEKALKTHNPHVYFQVLYNCNALSIIFPEVNLICQYESKYVNKYHQQIYFKFNFFLEIAKISSLNREIDIRFSYLCNIICQYTSFNYSFFSHKIYNETSKKLVETFCRRLNIPSYIGDLSIIFSGCFKFLSLIHFRSSKSIIIFFNKIDAWRKPNRIRKLSVLINLYMFFSIDIKIIDSYQSNFLEKVFDVSNRVSVKSILRLGFTGIRIRDELFRLRVIAIDKWRKDYNNLRTIKT, from the coding sequence ATGAAAGTATATTTAGTTGGAGGTGCTATTCGAGATAAATTATTAAATATTCCAATTAAAGATAGGGATTGGGTAATTATTGGAGCTACGTCGGAAATGTTATTAAGTTTAAATTTTAGACAAGTAGGAAAAGATTTTCCTGTATTTTTACATCCAAAGAGTAAAGAAGAGTATTCTTTAGCAAGAATTGATAGAAAATATGGATTAGGGCATACAGGGTTTAAAACTAATTGTTCTAAAACAGTTACCTTGAAGGAAGATTTGATGCGAAGAGATTTAACAATAAATGCTATTGCTCAAGATAAAAATGGAAATTATATTGATTTTTTTAATGGTATACAAGATATTGAAAACAGAATTTTGAGACATATTTCACCTTCTTTTTGTGAAGATCCTTTAAGGATTTTTAGAGTAGCACGATTTTCTGCAGCTCTCAATCATTTTGGTTTTAAAATTGCAAAAGAAACTATGCAGATAATGATTGACATGGTTAAAACTAAAGAATTATTATATTTAACAAAAGATAGAATTTGGAAAGAAACAGAAAAAGCTTTAAAAACGCATAATCCTCATGTATATTTTCAAGTTTTATATAATTGTAATGCATTATCTATTATTTTTCCTGAAGTTAATTTAATTTGTCAATATGAATCAAAGTATGTTAATAAGTATCATCAACAAATTTATTTTAAATTTAATTTTTTTTTAGAAATTGCTAAAATTTCTAGTTTGAATAGAGAAATAGATATTAGATTTTCTTATTTATGTAATATAATTTGTCAGTATACGTCATTTAATTATAGTTTTTTTTCACATAAAATTTACAATGAAACTTCAAAAAAATTAGTTGAAACATTTTGTAGACGTTTAAATATTCCTTCTTATATAGGAGATTTATCTATTATTTTTTCTGGATGTTTCAAATTTTTGAGTTTGATTCATTTTCGATCTTCAAAAAGCATTATTATATTTTTTAATAAAATAGACGCATGGAGAAAACCTAATAGAATACGAAAATTATCTGTTCTAATTAATTTATATATGTTTTTTTCTATAGATATTAAAATTATAGATTCATATCAAAGTAATTTTTTAGAAAAAGTATTTGATGTTTCTAATAGAGTTTCTGTTAAGTCTATTTTACGTTTAGGATTTACAGGAATAAGAATACGAGATGAATTATTTCGTCTTAGGGTAATTGCAATTGATAAATGGAGAAAAGATTATAACAACTTAAGAACGATAAAAACATAA
- a CDS encoding undecaprenyl-diphosphate phosphatase, producing MNTHILNIYHILIVIILGTIEGITEFFPISSTSHTIILSDIFQIDKNEAKFLNIFMQFGASLSILLYFKNTFIKLFDSIFKTHKKCINNYNLSCYHVFLGIFPTILLGSYYYKYIQSLFNPKSILLSLIFGSILLTLSEIFKKKIKYKNENINLFKSLTIGCFQCLALWPGFSRSCSTISIGVLIGLNQRTATHFSFIISVPIFFGATILDIINNIHTIQLHNLFILSVGFLSSFITSRICINKFLKIINVCSFTPFIIYRLILSIIIYLCFYRS from the coding sequence ATGAATACACATATATTAAATATCTATCACATTTTGATCGTAATTATACTTGGAACTATTGAAGGTATTACAGAATTTTTTCCTATTTCATCAACTAGCCACACCATTATTCTTTCTGATATTTTTCAAATAGATAAAAACGAAGCAAAATTCTTAAATATATTTATGCAATTTGGTGCATCGTTATCTATACTACTATATTTTAAAAATACATTTATTAAATTATTTGATTCTATTTTTAAGACGCATAAAAAATGTATTAATAATTATAATCTATCATGTTACCACGTATTTCTTGGGATATTTCCAACAATACTACTCGGATCATACTATTACAAATATATACAATCTTTATTTAATCCTAAAAGTATATTGTTATCATTAATATTTGGTTCTATATTACTAACATTGTCTGAAATATTCAAAAAAAAAATAAAATATAAAAATGAAAATATTAATTTATTTAAATCACTAACTATAGGTTGTTTTCAATGTTTAGCATTATGGCCTGGATTTTCTCGATCTTGCTCTACTATTTCTATAGGAGTTTTAATAGGACTTAATCAACGTACAGCTACGCATTTTTCTTTTATTATATCCGTTCCTATTTTTTTTGGAGCAACAATTTTAGACATAATTAATAATATTCATACTATACAATTACATAACTTATTTATTTTAAGCGTTGGTTTTTTGTCTTCATTTATTACATCAAGAATTTGCATAAACAAATTCTTAAAAATAATTAATGTCTGTTCTTTTACACCATTTATTATTTACAGATTAATATTATCTATTATAATTTATTTATGTTTTTATCGTTCTTAA
- the crr gene encoding PTS glucose transporter subunit IIA, with translation MNLFSNFFKTKNITSRKIINIFAPLSGDIVNLEEVPDIVFSKKIVGDGIAILPNSNIMLSPINGTIGKIFTTLHAFSIQSKEDDIELFVHFGIDTVKLKGIGFKKIAQENQIVKIGDPIISLNLPLLKNTAKSILTPVVISNMELFKKIYKRSGQIIAGKNIIFSIEK, from the coding sequence ATGAATTTGTTTTCTAATTTTTTTAAAACCAAAAATATCACATCCAGAAAAATAATAAATATTTTTGCTCCACTATCTGGAGACATAGTTAATCTCGAAGAAGTTCCAGATATTGTATTTTCTAAAAAAATAGTAGGAGATGGAATAGCTATTTTACCAAATAGCAATATTATGTTATCTCCTATTAATGGAACAATTGGAAAAATATTTACAACATTACACGCTTTCTCAATTCAATCTAAAGAAGATGATATTGAACTATTTGTACATTTTGGAATAGATACAGTGAAATTAAAAGGTATTGGATTTAAAAAAATTGCTCAAGAAAACCAAATTGTAAAAATAGGAGATCCAATTATTTCTCTTAATTTACCATTATTAAAAAATACAGCTAAATCTATATTAACACCTGTAGTAATATCTAATATGGAATTATTTAAAAAAATATATAAAAGATCAGGTCAAATTATTGCAGGAAAAAATATTATTTTTTCTATAGAAAAATAA